A window of Vigna unguiculata cultivar IT97K-499-35 chromosome 4, ASM411807v1, whole genome shotgun sequence contains these coding sequences:
- the LOC114180409 gene encoding uncharacterized protein LOC114180409 isoform X1, producing MRPRHEPVSYICKNCRMENMMKPGDDMQCRECGYRILYKKRIYRKPRVSRRSRYQLLYEMSEKEDDDVETGAPDTEAMVDQPTGSEQTPLEISLKRKCFEGKNAISLSDEEAHKEASTEHSWLGKHAPVIAKGDNWDSTNQGKAFGKGASFWDSTFSHSTHNRAHNLLDVDLIELSKYSAVDLSIGLQNYLNKATALAYMSEMKAKEARANKRSKKETDCELERLKAEIIELKDANAKANEKLLKAEAEIQAEKEAMTIAKDEYASALNTWEEEKKELLDYEVTLKTEVAKSFQNGFQAALEQARVIAPSIDFSTANPWKFVLNGAIIG from the exons ATGCGTCCTCGGCATGAACCAGTCAGCTATATCTGCAAAA ATTGTCGCATGGAGAATATGATGAAGCCTGGTGACGATATGCAGTGCCGGGAGTGCGGTTACCGTATCCTTTACAAGAAGCGCATTTATCGCA AGCCGAGAGTTTCACGTAGATCGAGGTATCAACTACTTTACGAGATGAGTGAGAAAGAGGATGATGACGTTGAAACAGGTGCCCCTGATACAGAGGCGATGGTTGACCAACCAACAGGCTCTGAGCAAACACCCCTTGAAATTTCCTTGAAAAGGAAATGTTTTGAGGGCAAGAATGCGATTTCTCTTTCGGATGAAGAAGCTCATAAAGAGGCAAGTACTGAACACTCTTGGTTGGGCAAGCACGCACCAGTCATTGCTAAGGGTGATAATTGGGATTCAACTAACCAAGGCAAAGCTTTTGGTAAAGGAGCGTCCTTTTGGGATTCAACTTTTTCCCATTCGACCCACAATCGAGCTCACAATTTACTTGATGTTGACCTTATAGAACTAAGCAAATATAGCGCAGTCGACTTGAGCATTGGTTTGCAAAACTATCTTAATAAGGCCACTGCTCTAGCCTACATGAGTGAGATGAAAGCAAAGGAAGCTCGAGCCAACAAAAGGTCAAAGAAAGAGACTGATTGCGAACTTGAGCGTCTGAAGGCTGAAATCATTGAGCTCAAGGATGCTAACGCTAAAGCTAATGAGAAACTGCTAAAGGCTGAAGCGGAAATCCAAGCTGAAAAGGAGGCTATGACCATTGCAAAAGACGAGTATGCTTCTGCCTTAAACACTTGGgaggaagagaagaaagaacTCCTAGACTACGAGGTAACCTTAAAGACCGAAGTAGCAAAGTCCTTTCAAAATGGTTTTCAAGCTGCCTTGGAGCAAGCCCGAGTCATTGCCCCATCGATTGACTTTTCGACAGCAAATCCTTGGAAATTTGTATTGAACGGTGCAATTATTGGTTAA
- the LOC114180409 gene encoding uncharacterized protein LOC114180409 isoform X2 — protein sequence MSEKEDDDVETGAPDTEAMVDQPTGSEQTPLEISLKRKCFEGKNAISLSDEEAHKEASTEHSWLGKHAPVIAKGDNWDSTNQGKAFGKGASFWDSTFSHSTHNRAHNLLDVDLIELSKYSAVDLSIGLQNYLNKATALAYMSEMKAKEARANKRSKKETDCELERLKAEIIELKDANAKANEKLLKAEAEIQAEKEAMTIAKDEYASALNTWEEEKKELLDYEVTLKTEVAKSFQNGFQAALEQARVIAPSIDFSTANPWKFVLNGAIIG from the coding sequence ATGAGTGAGAAAGAGGATGATGACGTTGAAACAGGTGCCCCTGATACAGAGGCGATGGTTGACCAACCAACAGGCTCTGAGCAAACACCCCTTGAAATTTCCTTGAAAAGGAAATGTTTTGAGGGCAAGAATGCGATTTCTCTTTCGGATGAAGAAGCTCATAAAGAGGCAAGTACTGAACACTCTTGGTTGGGCAAGCACGCACCAGTCATTGCTAAGGGTGATAATTGGGATTCAACTAACCAAGGCAAAGCTTTTGGTAAAGGAGCGTCCTTTTGGGATTCAACTTTTTCCCATTCGACCCACAATCGAGCTCACAATTTACTTGATGTTGACCTTATAGAACTAAGCAAATATAGCGCAGTCGACTTGAGCATTGGTTTGCAAAACTATCTTAATAAGGCCACTGCTCTAGCCTACATGAGTGAGATGAAAGCAAAGGAAGCTCGAGCCAACAAAAGGTCAAAGAAAGAGACTGATTGCGAACTTGAGCGTCTGAAGGCTGAAATCATTGAGCTCAAGGATGCTAACGCTAAAGCTAATGAGAAACTGCTAAAGGCTGAAGCGGAAATCCAAGCTGAAAAGGAGGCTATGACCATTGCAAAAGACGAGTATGCTTCTGCCTTAAACACTTGGgaggaagagaagaaagaacTCCTAGACTACGAGGTAACCTTAAAGACCGAAGTAGCAAAGTCCTTTCAAAATGGTTTTCAAGCTGCCTTGGAGCAAGCCCGAGTCATTGCCCCATCGATTGACTTTTCGACAGCAAATCCTTGGAAATTTGTATTGAACGGTGCAATTATTGGTTAA
- the LOC114181371 gene encoding DNA-directed RNA polymerases II, IV and V subunit 12, producing the protein MDPQPEPVSYICGDCGMENTLKPGDVIQCRECGYRILYKKRTRRIVQYEAR; encoded by the exons ATGGATCCTCAACCTGAGCCGGTCAGCTACATCTGCGGAG ATTGTGGCATGGAGAATACGCTGAAGCCTGGTGACGTTATACAGTGCCGCGAGTGCGGTTACCGTATCCTTTACAAGAAGCGCACTCGTCGCA TTGTCCAATACGAGGCCCGCTGA
- the LOC114180953 gene encoding putative GEM-like protein 8, translated as MKSFDTSPGRSISFPHLDDNLPQNQVSVDSYSFNNKGKENDMKNTGKNSSFTYRIHDHVKMGPNLSEILKGKLSLGARIIQEGGRGNIFKNVFGMQEKEQLLKASQCYVYTTAGPIAGVLFISTEKVAFCSERPITFSSVTGELARAPYKVLIPIGRIKEVNESQNVNNVEQKYIEIVTEDDSEFWFVGFLRYEKALKNLNKAISMSIYNRKQ; from the exons ATGAAGTCTTTTGATACCTCTCCGGGGAGATCCATTTCTTTTCCACATCTTGATGACAATTTACCACAAAATCAAGTTTCTGTTGATAGCTATTCTTTCAACAACAAAG GTAAAGAGAATGACATGAAGAACACAGGAAAAAACAGCAGTTTTACATATAGGATTCATGACCATG TGAAAATGGGTCCTAATCTGTCTGAGATTCTGAAGGGAAAGTTGAGTTTGGGGGCAAGGATTATACAAGAAGGAGGAAGAGGGAATATTTTCAAGAATGTTTTCGGGATGCAAGAGAAAGAGCAATTGTTGAAGGCCTCTCAGTGTTATGTATATACCACAGCTGGTCCTATTGCAGGAGTTCTCTTCATCTCAACCGAAAAGGTTGCATTTTGCAGTGAAAGGCCAATAACCTTCAGTTCTGTGACAGGAGAGTTAGCCAGGGCACCATACAAG GTTTTGATTCCAATAGGTAGAATAAAAGAGGTCAATGAAAGCCAGAATGTGAATAATGTAGAACAGAAGTACATAGAGATAGTGACAGAGGATGATTCTGAATTTTGGTTTGTGGGATTCTTGCGGTACGAGAAAGCTCTTAAGAATCTCAACAAAGCCATTTCCATGTCCATTTATAACCGAAAGCAGTAA
- the LOC114180954 gene encoding kunitz trypsin inhibitor 2: MKASLLAFSILFIGVAVAAPEPVVDTSGQKLRTGVKYYILPVLRGKGGGLTVSTSGNDTCPLFVVQEKLEVLNGTPVTFTPYNAKTGVILTSTDLNIKSYGTTTSCDKPPVWKLLKVLTGVWFLSTGGVEGNPGIDTVVNWFKIEKADKDYVLSFCPSVCKCQTLCRELGLFNGDDGNKHLSLSDQVPSFKVKFKRA, translated from the coding sequence ATGAAGGCTTCACTCTTAGCATTTTCCATTCTCTTCATTGGTGTTGCTGTAGCAGCACCTGAACCAGTGGTTGATACCTCAGGCCAGAAACTGAGAACAGGTGTGAAGTACTACATTCTCCCAGTCCTGAGAGGAAAAGGTGGTGGCCTCACTGTTTCAACCAGTGGCAACGACACGTGTCCTCTCTTTGTGGTGCAAGAGAAGCTTGAAGTCTTGAATGGCACCCCAGTTACTTTCACACCCTACAATGCCAAAACCGGTGTTATTCTAACTTCAACCGATCTCAACATCAAGTCCTATGGCACAACCACCTCCTGTGACAAACCCCCTGTGTGGAAGCTCCTCAAGGTGTTAACTGGGGTGTGGTTTTTGAGCACTGGTGGTGTTGAAGGCAATCCAGGGATTGACACTGTTGTTAATTGGTTCAAGATCGAGAAGGCTGACAAAGATTATGTCCTTTCTTTCTGTCCCTCGGTCTGCAAATGCCAGACTTTGTGTCGGGAACTTGGGTTGTTTAATGGTGATGATGGAAACAAACATTTGTCTCTCAGTGACCAGGTTCCATCCTTCAAGGTTAAGTTCAAGAGGGCTTGA